In Aspergillus fumigatus Af293 chromosome 2, whole genome shotgun sequence, a genomic segment contains:
- a CDS encoding legume-like lectin family protein — MLPPRLSSLLYLAGLATLPVTSAYNGDENIKSIPLRTHSLAPPYLDSDFQSRWFDFGGDTIIRADKYIRLTSDRPSQQGWIFSRVPLTATNWEIEVEFNIHGQGNLHGDGFAMWLTKQRATQGPVFGSTDNFEGLGIFFDTYKNNRPGTSFPYVMAMMGDGKTSYDQAHDGKANEVAGCSARGLRGASIPTKARLTYFQDKSLTLDLQYKSEDTWTNCFTLNAPETNIAIPAVSYLGFSAETGELSDNHDIISVNAKNLYSIGGNAASSSGRGPANNGRQDQAHVKLPKQKGGWGWFLFKFILFLGAIVGAYVGFTMYRTKQRYSRF, encoded by the exons ATGCTGCCGCCGCGGCTTTCCTCGCTTCTGTACCTCGCCGGCCTAGCTACCCTCCCGGTAACAAGCGCATACAACGGCGACGAGAATATCAAGAGCATTCCG CTCCGAACTCACAGTCTTGCTCCG CCATATCTGGATTCGGACTTCCAAAGCCGCTGGTTCGATTTTGGTGGTGATACAATCATCCGCGCTGACAA GTACATTCGCTTGACGTCGGATCGGCCATCGCAGCAGGGATGGATCTTTTCTCGGGTCCCTCTTACTGCAACGAATTGGGAG ATCGAGGTTGAGTTCAACATCCACGGCCAAGGGAACTTGCACGGCGACGGGTTTGCCATGTGGCTCACCAAGCAGCGCGCAACCCAGGGTCCTGTCTTCGGGTCGACAGACAACTTCGAAGGTCTGGGTATATTCTTCGACACATACAAGAACAATCGTCCCGGAACATCATTTCCCTACGTCATGGCCATGATGGGTGACGGAAAGACGTCTTACGACCAGGCCCATGACGGCAAGGCCAACGAAGTGGCTGGCTGTTCT GCACGTGGTCTGCGCGGCGCTTCAATTCCTACCAAGGCTCGCTTGACATACTTCCAAGACAAGTCTCTGACCCTAGACTTGCAGTATAAGTCCGAGGACACCTGGACCAACTGCTTCACTCTGAACGCTCCCGAGACCAATATCGCCATCCCTGCCGTTTCCTACCTGGGCTTCTCTGCCGAAACTGGCGAGCTGAGCGACAACCACGACATCATTTCGGTCAATGCTAAGAACCTGTACAGCATCGGGGGCAACgccgcctccagctccggcCGAGGCCCAGCAAACAACGGCAGACAGGACCAGGCCCACGTGAAGCTGCCCAAGCAGAAAGGCGGCTGGGGTTGGTTTTTATTTAAGTTCATACTGTTCCTTGGTGCCATCGTCGGCGCGTATGTCGGTTTCACCATGTATCGGACCAAGCAGCGCTACTCGCGGTTTTAG
- the tim13 gene encoding protein translocase subunit TIM13: protein MAIWGSSSSNTASSGEADIKTHLMNQVRQEAAVTNARNLIGKVNEHCFEACIPNPGTSLSSAEHTCLSQCMEKYISFWNAVSRGYIARLANERKAYGGGALDASFVQSGESSL from the exons ATGGCCATCTGGGGATCCTCAAGCTCTAACACCGCGTCCTCCGGCGAAGCGGACATCAAAACCCACCTCATGAACCAAGTGCGGCAAGAAGCCGCCGTGACCAACGCCCGGAATCTGATCGGT AAAGTCAACGAGCACTGCTTCGAAGCCTGCATTCCCAACCCCGGCACATCACTCTCCTCCGCCGAACACACGTGTCTTTCGCAGTGCATGGAGAAGTACATCTCCTTCTGGAACGCAGTCAGCCGTGGCTACATTGCGCGTCTCGCGAACGAGAGGAAGGCGTACGGTGGTGGTGCCCTCGACGCATCGTTTGTTCAATCTGGGGAATCCAGCCTGTGA
- a CDS encoding PRCC domain-containing protein codes for MALVSYSDSEASDSEQETKVTQPSNKSQAPTPANPPKSSSGANFVVDRSNPRKIRVALPDIKPENHTADDEDGPARKRVKIGGGGAFSGFNALLPPPKRANVTVEKDKKTAAPARKVFSLKTGAAPGFDREADEDFRREQVFDSLAGNGDGDDEMIPKPGSLRSEQPSNNDAAEARVDGERKEEIKLKGNPMMFKPLSVGRASQKKKKQPTKPVSTPLPTANETTALQSSQPPNEQPAQPATPVPQKPKISLFSLSTEETTTSKMPEPQAQAATYEPLVYTTDLETTPAGPEPEPEPVTAPSQPPTDQTLGNIADDLNLSRAQRRQLFGRTADPSKSRILHFNTDKEYIANQELAHQTDLAAAQHNPVRAIAPGKHTLQQLVNAASTQREALEESFAAGRRNKKEAGSKYGW; via the coding sequence ATGGCTCTTGTATCGTACTCAGACTCTGAAGCTTCGGACTCAGAGCAAGAAACCAAGGTCACTCAACCATCAAACAAAAGTCAAGCTCCCACACCTGCGAATCCACCCAAGTCCTCCTCCGGCGCAAACTTCGTCGTCGACCGCAGTAATCCCCGCAAAATCCGCGTTGCTTTACCGGATATCAAGCCCGAGAACCATAccgcagatgatgaagacgggCCGGCCCGGAAAAGGGTCAAAATAGGCGGAGGCGGGGCATTTTCAGGTTTCAATGCCCTTTTACCACCTCCTAAGAGAGCCAACGTCACGGTGGAGAAGGATAAGAAGACGGCTGCGCCAGCTCGGAAGGTCTTCAGCTTGAAGACCGGTGCGGCTCCTGGTTTTGATCGCGAGGCTGATGAGGACTTTCGGAGGGAACAGGTGTTCGATAGTTTGGCGGGCAATGgcgatggtgatgatgagatgataCCCAAGCCAGGAAGTCTTCGGAGTGAGCAGCCTAGCAACAACGATGCCGCGGAGGCTCGGGTAGAcggggagaggaaagaggagaTCAAGTTGAAGGGAAATCCGATGATGTTCAAGCCACTGTCAGTGGGACGAGCGTcgcagaagaaaaagaagcaacCGACAAAACCTGTGTCGACTCCTTTGCCAACCGCGAACGAGACAACAGCTTTGCAATCATCGCAACCGCCCAATGAGCAACCAGCACAGCCAGCCACGCCTGTCCCTCAGAAGCCAAAAATCAGTCTGTTCTCCTTGTCCACAGAAGAAACTACGACTTCGAAGATGCCAGAACCCCAAGCACAAGCCGCTACTTACGAGCCATTGGTGTACACCACAGACCTAGAAACCACCCCGGCCGGCCCAGAACCGGAGCCTGAACCCGTGACAGCCCCCTCACAGCCACCGACGGATCAAACATTGGGTAACATCGCAGACGATCTCAACTTGTCCCGGGCCCAACGGCGACAGCTCTTTGGACGCACTGCCGACCCGTCCAAGTCACGAATTCTGCACTTCAATACAGACAAGGAATACATTGCCAACCAGGAGCTGGCCCACCAGACAGACCTTGCTGCTGCCCAGCATAATCCTGTTCGGGCCATTGCCCCAGGCAAACACACTCTGCAACAGCTGGTCAATGCAGCCAGCACACAACGggaggctttggaggagAGTTTTGCCGCTGGACGAAGGAACAAAAAGGAGGCCGGATCGAAGTATGGATGGTGA